From one Lycium ferocissimum isolate CSIRO_LF1 chromosome 5, AGI_CSIRO_Lferr_CH_V1, whole genome shotgun sequence genomic stretch:
- the LOC132057574 gene encoding nuclear transcription factor Y subunit C-1-like, which produces MPLYTTPDNHPQQSAAAAAQFGGYPPVASSGHLLEKQQQQLEMFWTYQRQQMENANDFKNQQLPLARIKRIMKADRDVRMVSSEAPILFAKACEFFILELTTRSWLHAEENKRRTLHKKDLEDAISRDEIFDFLVDVVPGDENEEEADGIGPGIMGSTESDGPFYYPPMGQPAMPGVDMSMYLQPPPSPSQAWQSVWQAAAAADASGQDNPDDQS; this is translated from the exons atgCCGTTATACACAACCCCA GACAACCACCCTCAGCAATCGGCTGCTGCGGCTGCTCAGTTCGGTGGGTACCCACCGGTGGCATCCTCCGGCCATCTCCTTGAGAAGCAACAACAGCAGCTGGAAATGTTCTGGACTTACCAGCGACAACAAATGGAGAATGCTAATGATTTCAAGAATCAGCAACTTCCTCTTGCCCGTATAAAGAGGATCATGAAAGCTGATAGGGATGTCCGTATGGTCTCCAGTGAAGCTCCTATCTTGTTTGCGAAGGCTTGTGAGTTCTTCATTTTGGAACTCACCACTCGTTCTTGGCTTCACGCCGAGGAAAACAAGCGAAGGACTCTTCATAAGAAAGACCTCGAGGACGCGATTTCGCGGGATGAGATTTTTGATTTCCTTGTTGACGTTGTTCCTGGTGATGAGAACGAGGAAGAAGCTGATGGTATTGGGCCAGGCATTATGGGCTCCACAGAAAGTGATGGGCCCTTCTATTACCCTCCAATGGGACAGCCTGCTATGCCGGGGGTTGATATGTCAATGTACCTCCAGCCTCCGCCATCGCCGTCGCAGGCGTGGCAGTCAGTGTGGCAGGCGGCTGCTGCTGCTGATGCTAGTGGACAGGATAACCCTGATGATCAAAG